Part of the Salvelinus sp. IW2-2015 linkage group LG7, ASM291031v2, whole genome shotgun sequence genome, attggtagggggggccagtcaccagtgctaagctacgcttcatctcttctccggcctgggtctggccacaatacttcgtccacatcacaagatacgttttctcttgccaaacattgagggaagtatctcctagcatggtgtatccaaccttggacagaggcaacctctatgtcccacatgcgtcctccattgcctggagaagcggcatgcgggcatagggttggcgatcatacactttccagcgctaggctgagaagaattcctctatgggatttagaaaaggtgaatatggggtaggtaaaaactacaaattgtggatgggtggcaaaccagttttggacaaGAACAGCCTGGTGAAAACTAAACATTGTCCATAAAACCACAATCtgcaggctcctgatctggatcagggacaagcatttgtaaattgcatccagaaaagtgagcatatggccggtgttgtgCGGACCCAGTGGTGGCAATGTGATGGAGGacccgttttgagtgatggcagcacacatagttatattacccacgctgtccagggacattggtaattgccctctgtcctattacatttcttcccgcgcgcctggttttggtgaggttgaagccaacctcatccacataaataattcatgcgaattacatgggcatccagctccaatactctctgtaacagacaaaggatatacagatgagtaaatatggtatgtctgaagtactggaagtagtgttgcatacatacctctacaagtcatgtcgcatattcttgactctgtcagagtttctctcaaatggcacttgtaaagttgtttcatcgtcacttggtgccgttggaggatgcgttgtatggtcgacggcttacagcattgatgttgttaaatatggtgtcattattcaagatatgctctcttatctctcgaatcctaattgcattgtggccaaaccatatttataattgcagtctcttgtacatctgtaaacaaggtcctcgtcctccatgatgtctttgcctttccactctgtacagaattcaaacacagtatgtgtttagcataggaactgtaaacaatgtacagaAAATGTAGTACAcgcatgataaccaacctcattcattcaatgcagtgcagtaaatggatggcttagagttacaaatgtttatgcaatactatgcagtcatatgtattttacagtacattactgtaatgctaaaatagtcattagatagttgcatacctgttctcatttctgaaggttcgaattatggacgccactgtaaatcaactcaagttgggctggactctcagtccagcctctctcatggtcaaaccgtggttgatcacatgatcaacaagtgttgctctaatctcatcagagatggctctccttccttcttttcttgccctcgtcctcttcttcctcttccttccctcctactactcttgctctctgtccattgttggcatccattgttcaaacaggtaatctgacctttgacctatttataggcctatactacagtaaagcagtgattggttagtgatcagttaagctattagtgtttgcacatgtgaggagtgtgtgacctggtgaataagtgtagcattttgattggttgtgtttggaaaaggaaagcaagtcacttcctgttagatttttgtgttttaggtagagaattgtgtgtagtgttttgaaaaaagtgttttatgcaattgacaactgagtcaaaggctgagaaatagcttatggttttggtatttggtgtgtagttttgcactttgagtgagaggtttcaaaaatcgtgtgacatgaaaagattttgtgtaGTAAGCAGTTGGAAGAAACTGTAAGTAagaaaaatgtgctaaataaGCAAATAATGAGGcaatatacaaggggtaccggtaccgagtcatgtGCAGGGGTGCGGATTAGtcaggtaattgaagtaatatgtacatgtaggtaggggtaaagtactACACTTAGATAATAACACAGAGTAGGAGCAGCGTATGTGTAGAGTGTGaaggaatatgtgtgtgtgtgtgtgtgtgtgtgtgtgtgtgtgtgtgtgtgtgtgtgtgtgtgtgtgtgtgtgtgtgtgtgtgtgtgtgtgtgtgtgtgtgtgtgtgtgtgtgtgtgtgtgttgtgtgtgtgtgtgtgtgtgtgtggtgtgttgtgtgtgtggtgatgtgtgtgtgtgtgtgtatgtgtgttgtttgtgttggagtgccagtgtagtatgtgtgagtgtgtggttagagtccagtgggTGTACATCGAGCCTGTGCAAAAGAGTCAGTGAAAAACATTATAGTAAATAAGAATGAACATAAGGggctcagagagaacagtctgtgacttgtgtggttggagtcattgacaattttagACATGTACCAGCGAGTCTGTCACCTTATAGTTAAGGATGGCTAACTGATAGAAGTTACAGTGACGTCTTGTGTTGGTTACAAATCTTAGAGCAGCATGGTAAAGTGTGTCTAGTGCAGtgcttcccaaactttttcactcatacTCACTATTTCTTCTAAGTGCACAAGCACTGTCCATGTCAAAAACTGTTCACACTCCTCTTGTTGGAGGAGAATGtttttttgcaggtttaaagcttatttcctgcgattctacacattttgccatggggcggattTTCTTTTGCTGTTTGGAAGCTMatttcctgcaattctacacattttgccatttctTATGTGTTCATGTGATATCTGACTGACTCAAGCATTAAAACAAAATCATTGGGCTAagaaacgttagctgacatggctagttGATCAACTGGACATAAATAGCTCTCCAaggtctgcaatgactgacatgacaagaggaaaactgctttcgaaattgcaccttgtgcattctactattacaactttcaagaataAGTTGAAAGCCCAACTGAgttctcctcctacctctccgCGCCCTACCTGCCGACCCCTTATGTCACAGTTTGGGGACAACTGGTCTAGTGTGCAGGTAAGACCCCGGTGAATTAAatgcaacctttatttaactaggcaagtaggttaagaacaaattcttatttacaatgatggcctacaccggccaaacttggacaacgctgggccaattgtgcgccacactataggactcccaatcacRGCCagttgggatacagcctggaatcaaaccagggtgtctgtagtgacgcctctagcactgagatgcagtgtcttagaccgctgcgccacacgggagccAATGTACAGAAGATTACCATAGTCCAATAAAGGCAAAAAATGTGGCTTCAACAAGGTCTTTTCTAGCCTgaaatttaaaaaagtattgttcCTAAARAAAAAGATCAGCTGAAGGTTAAGGTTTTTACTGAGCTGTTGAATGTGGAGCCTAAAGAACAGAGTTTCATTTACACAGAGGGTAAAACTCTCATAATTTCCAGCAACAACAtaaaaaacaacaagaaatatcaataacaacaaaaacaacaacaacaccacagtgTATGATGGGAAGTGTATCATGCTGCTACACAGCTTGATTTGAAATGGCTTGGTTGTGATTTTGGTCTGTTATACAGAGCATGCTAACAGAGGTCCAGCACTACTCTCGTTATTTTTGACTCAATGATACTAATACTATGCAGCAGCTTAACAAACACAACCAAGATAGTACAGTATACACTACTTTTTAGGAAACAATAAAATCAAGTGAATGTACAatataatttgggtgaactatccctatTTCAACCTATTGCTAGATTTGTCTTGTAAGTACGTAGAGCATTGTTTTAATTGGGTGTGACATTTGAATTCACGGATGGAACAGGAAGATGTCGTTGAGCAATATACTCTGTTTCCATTATGGGAAGTTGTGTTGTGAAATTCACGATGttcaaaacattgtattttctctTTTATGTGATACAAGAAAGGATGACATTGTCAAAATGTACTTGGAGCTATTGGGTTCAGTAGCAAAGCCTAATCAAGAAATACATAAAGcactagcacacatacacaatttgctctctctctctcgaaactGGCCTCCTTTACAAACCTCTGCCCTGCATTGTCACGGGTTTACTGTAGTTCTCTAGGGATTCTCTCCTGTCCTATTACCAGGGTAACTCTTGATGGGCAAGTTTGATAGTATTTTCAGTCATTTCCACTGCCTTGCATTCATGTGTAGAAATGGTAGTGTATTTGACCAGTTCCACTTAGACCAGTTATTAGATTAAACTAAaactaaacatactgtatataatcttACTGAACAAACTGGACCTTTGGTGGATGATAGATTATCAAAGAGAATCTGTTCCACATCCAAAATCACTCTTCTCTTCGGCACATTTCATAGGCTAAATATTAAAGTATACCATTTGATATTTGAGGCTGGCAGGTTATACACGTTTTTAAAAACTATTTGCAGGACGGTGGTGGTGTGTTTGGGCAAAAGGTTAGTTAATCTTGGCCTGTGAGGCCTTGAACCCCTCTGTGGGTCAGTGGACCCACCAGACTATTGACCCGAGGTGTGTGCTTAAGATAATGGTGACATTTGCTAGTTGGGTGAAAAAGGCTCAGTTAGTATGTCTTCTTTCACCAATACACTGCTGTTGAAATATTAATTGTTTTACTGAATCACACTGAAGTAATACTGGTATTTTAGGTTCTCAATATTATAACTTATCATTTTGAATAACTATCATTAGATGAAAATGTGTCATCACATTCCAAATCAATCATCATATTTAAAATCATATTCCAAATCACACAATATCATAACTTATCATTTTTAATAACTATCATTAGATGCAAATTAGTAATCATATTCCAAATCAGTTGTCCATGGGTCTAaaatgcagtcaaaaacgtgatttccctttggtttatatatatttccacactatgaggttaaaataatactgtgaaattgYgaaaattatgataatgcccctttagtgtaagagctgtttgaaaagactgcctgccTGCAATGTCAgcatgttttggtgggatggagatttgtgacatcaccaggcaggccaaaataataataataaggaatAATAATAAGGAAGAGAATTCCAAacccctctgccaataacagctagattTCCATTTTCCCCTCCCCGCTttgaccactcccagacagtcctagtaaaATTATTGCTTGATAAATTGCTATTTGCTATGAAGCTatgtgtttctttttgaccattttaattgaaaacaatcacagtaagttatttaattgttacccagaaatgatttgatattgagataaaaacagctccATTGGACCTTTAAGTTTGAGCTTATGTACACCTATAATCTTCTAATTACTTATACCTTGAATTCTTACACATGTGAGCGAAGAGATACATAAATGGTCTATTTAattctgtgtatgtctgtgtgtatgtgtgtgtatgtatgtgtgtgaaagagaggaatAAACCTGTCAGGTGATCTACCACCTTTTTACCATCTCACAAATAAACAACATACAAATGAATAATATCAAAGTATAAATTGTTTAATTCAATAAAATATCAAGTACCATTTGTACATTTCATCATATTAAGAGATTACTTCATTCATTGCCAATACTGTTACAAAGAGTTGCATCATACCTCTGCAGTGGGCTACAACTCTTCCCTTGACAACCATTGCTCCAGATaaggacatttatttttaaataacagaATATTTACCAATATTCAATATAAAAATGCAAAACCCGTACAGAAATACTGCATACACAAAATTGTAAAGACAGAATGAAGGTGACATGTCAAGAATCATGAATAGTTGTACATTCATTGCACCTTCTTTACCCAATCACAACTTGTAAACTGTTGGTGGATTTGTCATATAGATACTGTACACAAACGTAACATCTTGGAATAACTTTTTCACATGGCACCgcgataaatgttttttttaagtcaGTGTCTGATCAAGTACCGGTTTCCAGTGAGAGGTGTGTTGGCACTCTGTGGCTAACACTGACCGGTGGCAGAGAGCAAGTTACGCAGAGTGGCAAGCTCTCTTGACAGCTGCTCCACGCGTTTTTGTAAACGGTCATTCTCTGCGGCCAGTTCCAGCACTTTGTGTTGTGTCTCCATATTGCGGATTTTGGCTTTATCCCTGCTCTTTCGAACGGCAAGGTTGTTTCTCTCCCGCCTCTGCTTATATTCCTCACTGTCCTTTTCCAGTCGCTTCTTCCCCTTGCCACCAGATGACATTTTCCCGCCCTGCAAAGGCGACCTGCCTTTACCTGGCGGGGCAGGTGTGCCGGGTGGACTTGAGGAAGACGAGGACGCAGTGGAAATATTACCAAGGCTGCCACTTGGAGTCGACTGGTAATGAAGATACCTCATGTCGTAGCCAGACGAACCGTTGTTGTCCATTCTTTGGTCCTCTTGAAGATCGTCTCTTTCACCGGTTTTAAAGTGGTTCCCAATAAACTCTGGGCTGAACACGGTGTCCACACGGGTCTCCTGCAGTTCAGGATAACCCAGGACATATGGCTCCCTAGGGTTGGCGTGCGCACTTGTCTCCCGCTCGTTGAGAGAGATGTAGTTTCTGTAGTTTTGTTCTAATGATGAAAGTCTCTTTATCCTGCTTTCCTCGGCAAGGAAACTAGCGAATAcgcctccccctctctgctgagTTTCGTTGTGTGTTGCTAGTTGACAATGCGCAGCAGCTGGATCCAAGTAGTCGCTGAAATCAATTGCTTTCTCGTGCTCGGCTATGCCAAGCTCCGTCATCGAGCCGTCAACGCGCTGCTTGCAAGTGCTGTTGTCGCTAATGGGACTGATAATGCTGTTTCTACTCTGGAAAGCAAAGCAATCCCCGTCGTAGAAGCCGGCCACTTCCATGGATCTTAACACCCGCCGAATTGCGGGAACATTGAAATCTGGTGCAGCCCGAGGTATTGGCTACGAGCGTAATTCTGGCTGAAAACACTCAAGTAACTTGGCACACGACAAAATGTCACTGTGATAATATTCAGTTATTGAAGAAAATAAACTTGAAGAATAGATCAGTAATGCAGCAGTGAGACTCTATGAACGGtttatatataggctactgtgaaGCTGAATGGGCGGAGCAAGCGTGATAAATCCCCTAACTACCGGTAACCTGTTCCCACTTGATTTCGTAGACTGGttagttgtttagcaacaaaactgatgTGTGCAGAACTATGAGGCTAAACACCCGGGGGTTGGCTTagactgttgacaacatgtaGACTATATTCGTCTCCAAATTTGcattgaaaatataaataaatttgcacaatgagcacttgtttctCAAATACatagttacagttgttggttttagccatattagcattgccATGACCATAGCTGTGGGAAGTAGAGGTGCTGagtgtgctgcagcacccccctGAAAGATCTGGAGAAAAGATTTTCACAGAAGTAGTGCATATTAGTGGACCGATATAGCCATTTCCAGCACAGGCAAAACTTTTTTTCCTGAATTGTAATTTGAAGAGTaggaccttagaaaggcagaaaTTCACAACTAGTCTATTAGTATAGGCCTAAAGTAATAGTCTACGGAGCTTGGTTCAAAAACATGTATATTTGAGtatatgtatttgaaatatttatttgctctgtattttagtatttttcaaATAATGTAGAATCTACTTATTAAAATAATTTCCTATAAAAAGCCTACTATTTGAAACGTTTGTACATTTCTTAATTACCGCTAGGACCAAACAGACCTGGATTTAAATGCATGTAGTatctaaatatttttatttgaaatacactttgagtattttcaaatacatgccaatactttccaagtgcaTTTTTGAAagacattccaatattcaactacttgtattttccaataaaaaatatccaaatactgaacgaaaatataaacgcaacatataaagtgttggtccaatgtctcatgagctgaaataaaagatcccagaaatgttccatacacacaaaaagcttatttctctcaaatgtagtacacaaatttgtttacatccctgttagtgagcatttatcctttgccaagataatccatccacctgacaggtgtggcatatcaagaagctgattaaacagcatgatcattacacaagtgcaccttgtgctgggaacaataaaaggccaatctaaaatgtgcagttttcctacacaacacaatgcaacagatttctctagttttgaaggagtgtggCACCAgtactgttgccagagaatttaatgttcatttctctaccataaactgccttcaatgtcattttagagaatttggcagtacatccaaccggtctcacaaccgcataCCCCATGTAACCACGCCTTCCCACgtcctccacatctggcttcttcacctgcgggattgtctgagtaACAGGATCAGAGGAGGGATGTGAGGATCTTTTATAGAAAGTCTGAATTACATTTAATTCCACAATGCTCTCCATGACAAGGAAGCTGTAGTACATTAccaatatattttaaaagagaGACCCTGGCCAAAATAGCAGCACACAGAGTTGCAGACACATTTACAACATCAGACACAAAGCATTacagtttaaaaaacatttatttacacaTTGGGAAAGTGTGGTGCAACTAATGGTCAAAACCTTGACAGCCCCCCAGATCATAGTGTTTAACTTAGTTTTAAACTTATTTAAAGGGACAAGCTCCTGTAATGTGCATCTAATGTCTATGGCTGTCTGCATTTAAGCATAGGCCACATATGACCTTACTCACAGATAAAGTTTTTGCCACTGTAGATTTGAAACAATTTGTAGAGATGATTGAATGATTTTATGAAATCCCACATTTAGGGCAGAGTGTAAATCCATKACCTGGCATATTGTAACCCACAGAGTCAAAGCTTTCCATTGAGAAGACTGGGAAAAGCATCAATACTTTGACTTGTGGGTCAGATTTTGTAAAATGATAATTTGTCTATTGAGTTGTACATAGTTGTACACTGCCATCTATGGGTAGTGTAAACAACAATTCACTCATGACTAAACTTCCCTTGATCTCTGCCTACTAGGCTTTGTAAAGCTTACGTTGCTTGTGACttttattattttctttcggTCACTCACCACAGTAGTTCCCCCCAAATTATCTATTGTAATAATGGTTTCATTTATGATCTCGAATAGGCCTAACACAGTTCAGTGAAAATGTAATTATGAAATTGTAAAAAGTGTACAACCATAGTGTTTTTACCTAACCAAAATCCTAATTTCAACATATGTGACATGCCTTTAAATTAAAGGCCTATCTCTCCTAATTGACCGTAATGTTTGGCTACCATGACCAGGTACATAGAACATGGAACAACGGTCCTTAACAGTCAAACACAATAGCTCTGATTGGCCACTCGCGGATGGGGTCAGGAAATTCGTTCGTTCACCTCACTACCTAATTGGTTATTCGCGTGATTATGGAACTATGTACAACTCAACAATTGGCTGCTTTAGATTGCAAGCGTAATGTGATAGGGTTAGAAACGCAATGTAGTTTTATCGCAGAATAAAAGGCCTGCATGATTTGCACCACGGAATAGCACGATTCTTACCAGAGCGGGCTGAGATTGATCTCAAATTCATGAGCACCGCGGCGTACACCTTCGCCAGAAGCAAGCGGCTGTCAAAACGAGTGCGCCCTATTTTTCGTAATGGCGTGTTTCTTGTGCGGTGTAGTTTCCACATCTGTTAGTTTCCTGACTGTGGAAAGGGGTTGAACCAGGAGTGGAACATGGCGAAAATGGTCAACGATAACGGGTGTGAACAAGATTTACAGAGCACAGAGCCAAATGGACCGGCTCGGAGTACGGCGCGGTCCCCAACACGTGCTCGTGAAYTTGCGAATTTGCCAGGTGAGGTAACCGCTATCTCTATTGTCAATGCCACTCAGGAATGTCGTAGCCGACTACATTTACAATGGTTCCTCTTACATATCGATTAGccaaaaacaattatatttttaattgttttacttaaaaaaaaggtttttattcATTAGGATCACGGGAAAGTAGTTAGGCATTTGAATTGGCCTACTAgttgttacggagtctagttgataggtaatcgactagccGGACTGTTCCCCGGGATAATTTCGAAATACAGAAATGATAACTAACTATGCTGTAAAAGCCATAGGCCTACATACAACTCCACACGCACACTGGGAGGGGTTTGTTTGATCTTTCAAAACAAAATGCCCTAGTTGTATTCTCCTGGTCTCCTCCTCAAGCCAttaggggagggacctctggctttgtAATCCAattggttttgagaaggagaggggacTTGCGGAGAATGTAATTGAGAAAAGGCCATGGTGTCAAGAATGGAATCAAGTGGCCCAAAGCTCAGTCATCGTAATTTAGTGGTGCACTAAGTGACTAGAGTTGATATGCCTACAAAGTATTTAAAAAAGATTCATGACATCTAGCCTATGATGACAAATTACTGTACCAATAGAGCATGTCATTCTTTAAATCTATTGCATGCTACTTTGCATGTTTCCTTTTGTACTTGATGCTTTTGACTGGTTTTTCTTCTTTGCTTGACTCCTATTGAAAGACACTGAATGCATAGGTGCTGCTGTGTCCTGGCTCCAACATTCCACATGTGACCAGAATGCTGCTGTGTCCTGGCTCCAACATTCCACATCAAATTAMATKtatttatatagcccttcttacatcagctgatatatcaaagtgctgtacagaaacccagcctaaaaccccaaacagcaagcaatgcaggtgtagaagcacggtggctaggaaaaactccctaaaaaggccaacacctaggaagaaacctagagaggaacaaggctatgaggggtggcgggtggagattataacagaacatggccaagatgttcaaatgttcataaatgaccagcatggtcaaataataataatcacagtagttgtcgagggtgcaacaagtcagcacctcaggagtaaatgttagttggcttgtcatagccgatcattgagagtatctctaccgctcctgctgtctctagagagttgaaaacagcaggtctgggacaggtagcacgtccggtgaacaggtcagggtttcatagccgcaggcagaacagttgaaactggagcagcagcacggccaggtggactggggacagcaaggagtcatcatgccaggtagtcctgaggcatggtcctagggctcaggtcctcagagagaattagagagagcatacttaaattcacaccggataagacaggagaagtactccagatataacagtctgaccctagcccccgacacgtAAGCTACTGcagaataaatactggaggctgagactggaggggtcaggagacagtggccccatccgatgataccccggacagggccaaacaggcaggacccacccactttgccaaagcacagcccccacaccactagagggacaacttcaaccaccaatttaccatcctgagacgaggtcgagtatagcccacaaagatctccgccactgcACAatccaagggggggcgccaacccagaccggaagatcacgtcagtgactcaacccactcaagtgacgcacccctcctagggacggcatggaagagcaccagtaagccagtgactcagcccctgtaatagggttagaggcagagaatcccagtggagagaggggaaccggccaggcagagacagcaagggcggttcgttgctccagagcctttccgttcaccttcacactcctgggccagactacactcagtcatatgacctactgaagagatgagtcttcagtaaagacttaaaggttgagaccgagtctgtgtctctcacatgggtaggcataccattccataaaaatggagctctataggagaaagccctgcctccagctgtttgcttagaaattcKRGGRWCAATTAgaaggcctgcatcttgtgaccgtagcgtacgtgtaggtatgtacggcaggaccaaatcggaaagatgggtaggagcaagcccatgtaatgctttgtagattagcagtaaaaccttaatcagcccttgccttaacaggaagccagtgtagggaggctagcRCTGGAGTaatttgatcacattttttggttctagtcaggattctagcagtcgtatttagcactaactgaagtttatttagtactttagctggaaagtagagcattgcagtagtctaacctagaagtaacaaaagcatggatacatttttctgcatcatttttggaca contains:
- the LOC111966692 gene encoding CCAAT/enhancer-binding protein beta, coding for MEVAGFYDGDCFAFQSRNSIISPISDNSTCKQRVDGSMTELGIAEHEKAIDFSDYLDPAAAHCQLATHNETQQRGGGVFASFLAEESRIKRLSSLEQNYRNYISLNERETSAHANPREPYVLGYPELQETRVDTVFSPEFIGNHFKTGERDDLQEDQRMDNNGSSGYDMRYLHYQSTPSGSLGNISTASSSSSSPPGTPAPPGKGRSPLQGGKMSSGGKGKKRLEKDSEEYKQRRERNNLAVRKSRDKAKIRNMETQHKVLELAAENDRLQKRVEQLSRELATLRNLLSATGQC